From the Neomonachus schauinslandi unplaced genomic scaffold, ASM220157v2 HiC_scaffold_1971, whole genome shotgun sequence genome, the window tccgtaacatccaggttgatgaagctaatttattGACTTTGTGAGGGCTTATTGTTCCTGACAACCCTCCATATGATAAGGGGGCTTTCAGAATCGAAATCAACTTTCCAGCAGAGTACCCACTCAAACCACCGaagatcacatttaaaacaaagatctatcACCCGAACATCGATGAAAAGGGGCAGGTCTGTCTGCCAGTAATTAGtgctgaaaactggaagccagcaaCCAGAACCGGCCAAGTAATCCAGTCCCTCACAGCACTGGTGAAGGACCGCCAGCCCGAGCACCCACTTCCGGCTGACCTAGCTGAAGAATACTCTATGGActgtaaaaaattctgtaagaacgcTGAAGAGGTTCCAAAGAAATACGGGGAGAAGCGACCTGTGGACTAAACTCTGCCACAACGGATTCCAGCGATTGTGAGTGGAGACCCCGCAAAGCAGGACTCTACAGAAAATTGACACGTGCCGCCCCCTGGCGTTTGCTTGTGGCAGGTactaactttctacagttttcttaatcagacATGGTCTAGGTAACCTGtatagaaaggattaaaaatttaaggtgttcttaaaaaaaaaaaaaaagaaaaagctccctGTTCATGACAAAAGTTGAGAAGCCAATTAACTTGCTATCCCACCCCCCTTATCCCAAGTTCCTATTCTGCTCCCTGGGTTGTGTAGAAGGAACCAGTAAGCCTGGGATGTGGAGACATGACAGCTTTCGACAGGACAGAGACTTCTCCAGACTCATCCTAtgtctgcagtgtcctcacaGCCATCTTGGCTGACTGAGCCGGTTCCCCAACGGCCTCCAAGTCCACCTGCAAGACAAGCcagaggctgtgttgtgcatggtccccatgtgatgctgaggggctctcggcacaagttactcctgcattccccacggccagccagcctgaggctcagTGTGCCCTGGATGCACCCTACCTGGCAGGCTCTTCTGCCCCTGGACCAGAGGCGTAATGAGACAGTTATGCAGAGTAGTCGTCTGCAGAAGCCTGTAGTGGCCCTGAATGCAGAAGCTTGGGATGGCTGCAGAACCCTCATGAGGGACATGAGGACACCATTGTCCACCTCATCCCCACTAGTACTGCTGCCCAGGAGAGTATGGGTTGAAAGGTGGGTTTGGGCACTGCatgcttcatgtgtgtgtgaag encodes:
- the LOC110577623 gene encoding ubiquitin-conjugating enzyme E2 L3-like; the protein is MIMQLKKPGIQDGDKQGKFSLCKTGSRVDKIAACSSRARSKIAASRRLMKDNPPYDKGAFRIEINFPAEYPLKPPKITFKTKIYHPNIDEKGQVCLPVISAENWKPATRTGQVIQSLTALVKDRQPEHPLPADLAEEYSMDCKKFCKNAEEVPKKYGEKRPVD